The nucleotide sequence ACCTTGGAATTGCCCTGGATGATTTGGATAGCCGCAAGGCCGAAGAGTACGGTGTGAAGGTAAACGAAGGCGTTTATGTTCGTGATTTCACAGAAGGTAGCGCCGGAGAAGCTGCCGGTATTAAAAAAGGTGACGTTGTCGTAAAAGTGGACGGCCGCACGGTCAATTCAATTCCTGAGTTGCAGCAGTCCATCGGTCTGCACCGCCCTGGCGACAAAGTTGCTATTACCGTAAATCGTAACGGTTCTGAAAAAGACTTCGATGTGACACTTCGTAACCGTACCGGTGGATCTGATGTGATCAAACGCGATGAAAGTAAGGCTACCTTGAGTGCTTTGGGAGCTAGTTTCGACAACCTCACTACCCCTGAGAAGCAACGTCTGGCCCGCTATCGGATTGAAGGTGGTGTAAAAGTAATGTCTATCGACGGTGGCAAGCTTCAGCGTGCTGGTGTGAGCGAAGGGTTTATCATCACCAAGGTGAATGGTAAGCAGGTTCGTTCGGTGAAAGAATTGCAGGACGCCCTTTCAGGTAAGACCGACTCGATGGTACAATTCGAAGGATTGTACCCTGATTCACCCAGCGATGTTTATACTTTCGGATTTAGAATGTAATTTCTAAGGTTTGTGACCATCAAAAAGCCCGCTACGGAAATCCGTAGCGGGCTTTTTGATGGTTTATCGTATCTCCAGATGAATAGACACCCGTGTTTTCTATTCAAAATAATTCAGCACCCGATGGCCGCTGTTCTCCAGAAGTTTATCTTGCTTAAATAATTCCAAATCGGCCATTACCATGTCATTTACCAGAGCTTTCAGATCGTACTTTGGTTTCCAACCCAGTTTGGTTTGAGACTTGGTCGGGTCGCCGATCAGCAGTTCCACCTCGGTAGGCCGGAAGTACCGCTCATCGATCGCCACTACTTCCTTGCCTTCGGCAAGCTGGTATTCTGGATTACTGCTTTTGACCACGACTCCCTTCTCATCAACGCCTTCACCTTTAAACTCCAGCTCTACACCTACCTCCGCAAAAGCCATGCGTACGAACTCCCTGATCCGGGTGGTTTGGCCAGTAGCAATCACATAGTCCTCGGCTTTTTCCTGTTGCAGGATCAACCACATGGCTTCAACGTAGTCCTTGGCATGACCCCAGTCGCGTTGGGCGTCCATATTCCCCAAATACACCTTATCTTGTAAACCCAGCGCAATGCGGGCTACGGCCCGGGTAATTTTGCGGGTTACAAACGTTTCGCCCCGTAGAGGTGATTCATGGTTGAATAAAATCCCATTCACTGCGAACATATCATACGCCTCACGGTAGTTGACCGTAATCCAGTAACCGTACAATTTCGCCACGGCATAGGGCGAGCGCGGGTAGAAAGGCGTAGTTTCGGATTGAGGTACTTCCTGTACCAGTCCATAAAGTTCAGAAGTAGAAGCCTGGTAAATCTTGGTCTTTTTGGCCAGTCCCAGGAGGCGAACGGCTTCCAGAATCCGGAGCGTTCCGATACCATCTACGTTGGCAGTGTATTCAGGCTCCTCAAAACTCACCTGTACGTGCGACATAGCCCCAAGGTTATAAATTTCGTCGGGCTGCACATCCTGAATGATCCGAATGATATTGGTTGAGTCGCTCAGATCACCATAATGCAGGTGAAAACGAATATTTTTTTCGTGAGGATCTTCGTAGATGTGATCAATGCGTTGCGTATTGAACAAAGATGTCCGGCGTTTTATACCATGTACCTCATACCCTTTGCTCAGGAGCAGTTCGGCGAGGTAGGCGCCATCTTGTCCGGTAATTCCGGTAACCAATGCTTTTTTCATAGTTCTGAGGGATGCTACCGCACCTTTGGTGAAAAGATCAAGCTACAAAAATAGGGAATGTGTCGAAAAATCGGCTCTACTTTTCTATAAAATCGGGATCAGGTTACTTAAGTGTATCCGCTGAGGCTCTAATTTCCAGTCCTTTTTTAATTTCCACCCGTTCGGGCAGGATAACCGCCGATGGATATTGCTGACGCATTTGGGCAAGGTACTCTTCCGCGTCGGCCCGGTACATGAAGTCGCCGGCCTTAACCCGGTACGAGGGCTGGGAATAACTCACGTATGGATTCAACTCCGGGAAAAGTTGATAGACAAACGACTTTGCATTATCAGCATCCTGCCGGGTGTTTCCAACGTACAGTTGAATCCGAAATCCGCTTATATACCGAATGGCGCGATTCTGCTCAGCCATGGTATCCAACACAGCCTCCAACCGTTTATTGATGTAGAGGGGTTCTTCCGTTTTGGAAGGTCGGTAGCGTGGCGGTGGATCCTTCTTTTCCGTTTCTTTCGGTTTCTCAATGACAGGTTCTACGTAAGTATAGTGGGGCCTCACTTTGCTCAGTTCTGCTTCATAACGGTCTTTTGAAGCATTTGATACCGTCTTTTTTGTACATCCTGATCCCGCCACGATTCCTGTTACCAGAAAGATCAGAATACTATACTTGTCAGCTATCATGGAGTAGACTATTCAGGATTATGGCACAAACATAACCAAAAAACGAATAAATGCGCCCATTTAGCACATGTGGTCGAGGATTGGCTACCTTTGCATTTTTTCGACTCACGCATGGAAATTCAGCAAAACGTCTCACTGCGTCCTTACAACACCTTCGGCTTCGATGTCCGGGCTCGTTATTTTGTTTCCATTACCTCGGTGGAACAGCTGCAGGAACTGTTGCGCGATCCGCAATGGGAAGCGCTTCCCAAATGGATTTTGGGTGATGGCAGCAATGTGCTGCTTACTCAGGATGTGAATGCACTGGTCATTCAGATCGCCATCAAGGGAATAGAACAAGTCCGTGAAGATACTCAACATGTATGGCTACGGGCAGGGGCCGGCGAGAGCTGGCATCAGTTTGTACTATACTGCGTCGAAAACGAGTTTGCCGGTGTAGAAAACCTCTCCCTGATTCCCGGTACCGTGGGCGCGGCACCGATGCAAAACATTGGCGCCTACGGGGTAGAAATCAAAGACGTATTTGAAGAACTGGAAGCCGTAGAAATCGCAACCGGTACCATTCAAATATTTGACGGCCCTGCCTGTGCCTTCGGATACCGGGAAAGCGTATTCAAGCGGAGTATGAAAGACCGCTACATCATTACTTCGGTGACGCTCCGTTTACAGAAAATACCTGATTTTCATGTCACATATGGCGATATTCAAAAAACCTTGGAAGCCATGGACATCCGCGAACTTTCACTACGCGCAGTTAGTGATGCGGTGATACAAATTCGTCAGAGCAAATTACCCGATCCGGCGCAGATTGGTAACGCGGGAAGTTTTTTTAAGAATCCCGAAATTCCCCGAGCGGCTTTTGAGGTACTTAAGGCCCAATACCCAAACCTGCCTGGCTACCCCGTGAACGGAGAGATAGTAAAGGTACCCGCCGGGTGGCTCATTGAGCAGGCCGGCTGGAAAGGCCACCGCGAAGGGTCTGTGGGGGTTCACGACCGGCAGGCGCTGGTGCTAGTACATTACGGTACTGGCGCCGGCCAGCAAATCAAAGCGTTAGCCTACAAAATACAGAATTCGGTAGAAGATAAATTCGGCATACAACTGTCCCCGGAAGTAAATTTCATGTAGGCAGATAGCTCACCATTACCGAAAATCATTCGAAGCATAGCGAAGCGGCTCCGAGCAAACCCGCATCATTGGCCAAAGTAGCCCGTTTGACCACCAGATTTTTCAAGTAGTGGGGCGTGAGCCAGTAGTCGAGCTGGCGCTTTACCGAAGGCATAATAAAGTCAAAAGACGCCGAAATACCGCCTCCGATCAGGATGGTCGTGATATCCAGGATCCGAATCATGGCTACCAGGCCATCGCCGAGCATGGCACCCATTTCGTCAAAAACACGCATAGCCAGCTCATCGTTTTCAGCGGCGGCGGCCACCAGACCTGTTGTAGAGATGGTACCGTCTTTGGGTAGTTGAGTTTCACCTTTGTAGGCAGCTCTCATTTCATTGGCCATGTGCAGCAATTCAACCTTTCCGATATTACGCTCCAGAACGCGGCCATGTCGGGAAGGTACGTGACCTGGCTCCATGGCATTGCCGCCTCCACCTTTGAATACTTTCTTATCAATGATAGCCGCGCCGCCGATGCCGGTACCCAGCGTAACAAAAATATAGTCCTCGGGAAGTTTTTCTTCGCCAAAGTAGTATTCACCCAATGCGGCCGCATTGGCATCATTCTCCAGATAAAAGGTATGGCCGGGAAAACGGGTGCTCAGTTCGGGAATAATACGGATACCATCGATTTCGGGTATGGCAGTGATCTCGATCAGGGTGCTGCGGTCACGGGTAATCAGGCCAGGTACCCCGATTCCGGTACGTTTGACGTGGGGGTGCTCCAGTAGCTGCAGGGCAATGGCATCGCCCAGACGCTCGACAAAGTGGCCCGATTTGCGCCAGCTGGCGGTGTCATGGCTGTAAAAGTTTGAAATCCTTCCATCAGTAGCGTCTACGATTCCCATTTTTACGTTGGTGCCGCCTACGTCTATGCCGAGGTACTGTTCCATGAATAATTATAAATGATGAGGTAAAGGTTGGTACTGTTTCAAACCGGAAAGTTAGGCATTTATACTCCAATCCGCCTAATTTTACCCAATATCCCCGGCTTGGGGACGCAGGATAATTTCTTCGACCACCGCTGAAGACGACAGATGATAAGCCGACCAGATGCTCTCGGCGATGTCTTGGGCCTTCATAAAACGCGATTCGGGCAATTCTGTCCCTGCCCAACTTTCAGTAAGAGTAGCCCCCGGCAACAGGGCAGTCACTTTGATGCCCAGCGGCTTGAGTTCTTCACGAAAGACCTTGGTCATCCCATATAGCGCAAATTTGGAGACGCTGTAAGAGCCTCCGTTCGGATAGGCCATGATACTGGCCGTAGAACAAATGTTAAAGATATGTCCTTCCTGCCGGGCGATCATGCCCGGCAACAAACCCCTTGTTACGTGGTAGGCACTGTAAACATTGGTTTCGATGGAACGTTCGAGTATGCCAGCGGGTTCTGTGTGCAGTTGACCGGGTACGAATACACCCGTGTTATTGACCAGCAGCGCCACGGGGCGATTGAGGGAGTTGACGTAGTCCACGAAGTGATCGGTGTCGGAACGCACCGACAGATCGGCCTGATGAATCAAAAGTGAAGAATTAGCATAACGCGCCTGGGCGGCCTCACGAAAACTTTCCAGCGTGTCCCTTTGCCGGGCGCAGGTAACCACGTCGAAGCCCCCTTCCAAAAAACGCTCGGCGGCAGCCCGGCCAATTCCCTTGGTAGCACCGGTAATGACGGCTAGTGGATTCATTTTTTACTTTGGGTCAATTTTTTCTAATTTTCAGCCGAAATTATCGAATACCGCTCAGATAGCATGGCCACCATCGGAAAATACTTCATTTTTTTAGGAACGCTCTTTACCCGGCGCGAAAGGATGAGGGTCTATTGGCGGCGGTTCATAGAAGAATGCGTGGGGATTGGCGTTAGCTCGGTATTGATCGTTTCCATCGTTTCTATTTTTATTGGCGCGGTATCCTGCATCCAAACGGCCTACAATCTGGTCAGTCCTATCATTCCGGTTTCTACCGTTGCCCTGGTGGTGCGCGACATGGTGATTCTGGAACTGGCCCCTACCATTACCTGCATTGTGCTGGCCGGGAAAGTCGGCTCCAATATTGCCGGGGAGCTAGGTACCATGCGGATCACGGAGCAGGTGGATGCCCTGGAAGTAATGGGGATCAATTCTGCTTCCTACCTGATCCTGCCTAAGGTACTGGCCGCGATGGTTATGTTTCCGATGCTGGTGGTACTGGCGGCTTTCCTGGGGATTCTGGGCGGATACCTGGCAGGTACCCTCACCGGCGCCGTCTCACCGCGCGACTATGTGTACGGCATCCGCGACTCATTCGTACCCTTCAATATCTTCTTCATGTGTGTGAAACCTTTTGTCTTCGGCTTTTTGATAGCCACGGTTTCGGCCTATAAAGGGTACTTTACCAAAGGTGGGGCCCTGGAGGTAGGGCAGTCGAGCACACAAGCCGTAACCAATAGCTGCATTGCCGTGCTGGCGGCGGATTACCTTCTTGCCCAACTTTTCCTGTAAAGCCATGATTGAGATAAAAGATATCGTCAAGTCATTCGGCGACAATGATGTATTAAAGGGAATCAGCTGTGAGCTACGGCAGGGCGAAACCAATCTGATCATCGGCGGCAGCGGTACGGGTAAAAGTGTGCTTCTTAAATGTACCATTGGGCTTGTCAGGCCCGATTCGGGCAGCATCCTGTACAATGGCCGCAGTTTTTACCAGAGTGACAAGGAAGGACAGCAGGCGATCCGCCGCGAAATGGGGGTCTTGTTTCAGGGAGGGGCTTTATTCGATTCTCAGACGGTCCATCAGAACGTCCAGTTTCCTTTGGATATGCTTACCTCGATGCCTCCGGATGAAAAGAACGACCGGGTGGCGTTTTGCCTGCAGCGGGTAGGTCTGGAGAATACGGGCAAATTGATGCCTTCCGAAATTAGCGGCGGGATGAAAAAGCGGGTGGCCATCGCCCGTGCCATCGTCATGAACCCCAAGTACCTCTTCTGTGACGAGCCCAACTCGGGTCTTGATCCGCTCACCGGTGTGAAAATTGACGAGTTAATTCGGGAGATTACCGACGAGTATAAGATTACCACGGTAGTCATCACGCACGACATGAATTCGGTGATGGAGATCGGCGACAATGTGATCTTTCTTTACAAAGGTCGAAAACTATGGGAAGGCGATAATAACGCCATCCTGCATACCGATGTCAAGGAATTGAAGGAATTCATTTTTGCCAACAAGCTTTTGCGCGAAATGCGCGACTGAAGGTACCTAGGCTGATTTTCCCAGGTACCTTCTGAATCGTACAGGCAGTGTGTCGCGTTCGATGAGCAGTACTATGGCCGCAAACAAAAAGAATGTCATCAACCCCACTCCCAAGTCTATCCAAAAACCGGCTCTGGGCAGAAAAGAAGCCCCAAATACCACTGTGCCTCCCAATAACACATAGCCTAATGCTGAACCTACCCGGTAGGGAACAGGATAGAATTTCTGTCCGAATGCGTAGCACAATGCCGTCATGATGACCGACGAGCTCGCAAAGGCCAGCGCGCAACCCAGATACCCCATGATGGGCACCAGCACGATGTTGAGCAACGCCGTAATACAAGCGCCCATCACGGTAAGGTAGGTACCGTACTGGGTCTTATCAGTCAGTTTGAACCAGGTTGCCAGGTTATAATAAATCCCCAGGAACAGGAAACCCAATAATAGCCAGGGTACCACGGGCAGGCCCTCGTGATAGATTTTGCGGCGCAGGAAAATCTCCGCCAGCGTGGGCAAGTTCAGGCAGATTCCTACTCCCATGAGTACACAAATGATTATAAACCATTTCATCACATCGGCGAACACCTCCGGGGCGTTTTTGTCCTCGGCTTTCGAAAAGAAAAAAGGTTCGGCAGCGTATTTGAAAGCCTGAATGGCCAGATTCATAAAAATGGACAGCTTAAAGGTCTGGCTGTAAATCCCGATGGCATCCCGCGTGGTGCGGCCCGGATAAAATCCGTCAGGCAACAGAAATTGTAGAGCCATCCGGTCAAAAAGCAAGTTGGTGACCCCGGCAATATTCATGATCATAATGGGAAAGGCATATACCCACACCGGTCGGAAGATCTTCCAGTTCCACACGAATTGGAAATCCATCAGTTCCTGTCGCATAAACCAGAAGAAGGTTAGATTGGCAATCAGGTTGGCCAGCACGATGTAGGCCGCCGGCACATCAGGGATGTAAATCAGCGCTACCAGGGGTCGTAGCGAAGATAGGTACTCCCCATCATAAATAGCCCGACAGAAAACCAGGAAGAATACATTGAGGCCAATGACCAGCAGAATATTGATGATTCGTACTCGTACGAATTTTTTGGCCTTGCCCTCCAGTCGAAGCCGCGCAAAAGGAATGGCCATGATTCCGTCCGTAGCCATTATGATCGCCATCCATCGTACCAAAGTTACTTCCTCGGGATACTCGATCAGGCGGGCCACGGGTTCGGCAAAAAGGATGAGCAGGGTCGAAATCACTATGCTGACCACGATCACCGCACTTAAAATAAGATTGTAGTAAGCCTGTTTGTCTCCTTCTTTCCTAGCAAAGCGAAAGAAGGACGTTTCCATCCCGAAGGTATAGATGATAAAAAAGAAACCGGCGTACGCGTACAGTTGCGCCTGTACGGCCAACAGTGCCGGATCGAACTGGGTATACAGGAACACCAGCAGATAGTTCAGCAACCGCCCCAGCATGGTGCTGACTCCATATGTCGCGGTTTCACCAGCCAGTTTTTTAAGTACGCTCATAGTCTTTACTTCAACAAACACCACCACTTTCCGGCTGGCTGGGGCAAATATAGGAGTTGTGGATAGCAATGTACAAAAAAGCCCTTTTCTGATACTCAGAAAAGGGCTCTACTAAGAGACTGATTGCTTATTTCTTATCCAAAGCCATGATGATGTCTTTCATGGTTTGCTCAAGCCGTTTCCAGTCTTCTTCCGACTGTAAATCCACAGTGGCAAATTTATCCCGGTAATCGGCTGAAACTGCCAGATGGTACATTCCGCCAATCAAAATGGCCAGCATGGGGCTGGTATTGGGATAATTGGGTAATTCACCTATTTTTTCATACATCTTCATACTAGAGTCGTTGCGGGCATCGGTCATTACGGGCTTGCCCGCTCCAATTTCCCAGCGAATCAGGTCACGCGTAGCCTTACGCTCCCGCAAATCGGCTAATCCTTTCGTAAGTACATCGGCCCACATCTTGGCCCGATCTTCGGGGGCAGGAATCGGAAGGTTTTCAATATACTCCAGGCTGGAAGTAGAGGTGTACTGTCCGGTTTTTACATATTGTTCCATCAGGCCGTCGACTCCTCCGAAATACCGGTAGATGAGCACTTTGTTAACACCTGCTTCGCGGGCGATCAGATTGACCCCCACTTTTTCGGTGCCGTATTTTTCAATCACCTCACCAACGGCTTTCAGAATCTTGCCTTTGGTACGTTCGCGATCACGCTTTTTTACTTTTGCCTGTGTAGCCATTTTACTTTTTAGTTTTAGGGGTGTATAGAATGAATAATTGGAGCAAATTAGAAGGGAATATTATTTACAAAATATCAATATTGTACCACTTGCCAGTGCCGAGTTACTCAGCAACAAAGCGGTTATAAAGTGGTTATATAAATTAGCTAAAAGGCTTGCTTAATGTCTAAGCAGTAAACGGGAAGTCGTAAGACTTACGGCGTGTTACGGGAATATTATCAATTCGGTGTCCAATATACGGAAAATGTTAACTTGTATAATTAATTTTAGAAAAAAAGTTACTAAAATTAACCAGGTTAAAAAAAAGTCACACTTTCCGGATGTGGATTAGATCTTCAGCGTTGCGTTATCCCTATCCTTCTTTGCGACTTTTCAAGTGGAAGTTTAAACTTGTCGCATAAGGTCATAAAAAAAGTCCCATCCATAGGGAATGAGACTTTACCTTCTGTTGGCGGGCAAGGATTCGAACCCTGACTAAGAGAACCAAAATCTCCTGTGCTACCTTTACACCACCTGCCAATCCTGAAATGGTGGTGCAAAAGTAAGGGGAATGGTATTCTGTGTCAAGTAATACCTGAAAAAAATTACAGACCTGCGGTTTCCACCTCGCTGGCTATCTTTCGCACCAAACCCTGTAGTACTTTTCCGGGTCCACACTCAACGAAAGAAGTAGCACCGTCGGCTACCATTCTCTCGACGGATTGGGTCCAGCGAACGGGGGCCGTGAGTTGGGCAATCAGATTGGTCTTGATCGAGTCAATATCGGTTGAGGGACAAGCCGTAACGTTTTGGTAAATCGGGCAACGGGGAGGTTGTAAGCGGGTTTGCTCAATGGCCTTCGCTAATTCCTCGCGGGCAGGCTCCATGAGGGGCGAATGAAACGCGCCGCCGACCGGCAATGGTAGTGCGCGCTTAGCACCGGCCTCTTTCAATTTTTCGCATGCGATCCGGATACCCTCCATGGTACCCGAAATAACAACCTGGCCCGGACAATTATAGTTGGCCGGAACGATGATTTCGTCTTTAATCGAAGCGCACACCTCTTCTATGACTTCATCAGGAAGCCCCAGAATGGCCGCCATCGTAGAAGGCTGTATTTCACAGGCTTTCTGCATGGCATCAGCGCGCTGAGCTACCAGTTTCAGGCCATCCTCAAAAGATAGTCCTCCCGCCGCCACCAGGGCGGAGAATTCACCCAGAGAGTGGCCTGCTACCATGGCGGGGTCAAAATTGGGCGTCACGGTAGCCAGTACCACGGAATGCAGAAATATGGCGGGTTGGGTTACGTTAGTCTGTTTGAGTTCTTCATCCGTACCTTCAAACATGATCCGGGTAAGCTCGAAGTCCAGGATTTTATTGGCCTGTTCGAAGAGATGCTGAGCCTGAGATGAAGATTGGTATAAGTCCGCACCCATACCTTTGAATTGAGATCCCTGGCCGGGAAAAACGTATGCCTTCATATTACGTGTTAATTGTGACGGGGTCCGTTACGCCGGAGCGGCCCGTACGATGATAGGATAAGTGAATAGATCGAATGTTAACTGTCCCATTTTTGGAAACGATACGAGCTAACAAGGCCAATAAAGCATTATTCTCCTATTCTATCAAATACCCCCCCAAATTGGTTCACAGAAAACGAGCGCGTAATTGGGGGGTAGGCAGGCGGCATTCCGTACGTTTGCCAAACCAGCGGTACCTATTTTGGGCTATGCGGGTATAGAGCCAATCGCGCCAGGCACGGGGTATTATTCTGAAACCATACAGGAGCGACCACCCTCCGCCCAGTAGTTTCATTACTTCCACCGCGGCCTCCGATTTCTGGTAGGGTTTCCCGTTCACTAATAGAATAAAACTGTCGTAGTCCTGCGCGAGAAGACCCAAACGTTGGAGTACTACTTTGCCGGCTTCGGATTGCAGGGAGGCAAATTTTAGCCTCCCTTTCTTGTCCCGATCAATCAAGAAATTGACGGCGCTATTGCACAGATTACACACGCCATCAAAATATACCACATTCATCAGCGCAGCAATTGAATCCAGCCTTTCAGGATCAGGGGTTGCCCCGGCCTGACGACCGATTCGAAGGTCACGCTGGCTTCATAGTAGTACTGGCCAGCAGCGGCGTCCTGTCCGCCGGTGGTCTTGCCGTTCCAGTTAATGTCCAGATCGGTCGTTTCAAACACTTTTACCCCCCAGCGATTGTAGACTCTGAACGTAACAGTTTCTATAAAGGTAGGGCAGTTCAGTGGCTTGAAAGTATCGTTTTTCCCATCGCCATTCGGAGTAAACACATTGGGCAGGGCAAACTGGGGACAGTTGTCCTTGCATACCAGGTTACTCGGCGCACTTTCATTGCCATAGCGGTTCACCGCCGTCACGTAGTAGCATCCCGCAAAGGAACTGAGGCCGGAGTGAGCATACGTAGTTGCCGGGGGGTAGGTGGAGGCAACACGGACGTGAGCAACGCCGGGGTTTCATCGGCATAACGGGCGTAGTATATATTGTAGCTCACTACATTAGGGTCACAATCGTTACCCTGTGCATTTTTGGCCGGATACACCCACGACAGATTATTGGTAAAAGTTGTCTGATTGCAATATTCGTCGGGCGCTATCTGGCTGCAATCCAGCGTATCCAGGCTCAACACGGGCGGACAGGGCTTGATGGTATCAAGTGGTGCCACGCAAATCTTCTGCGAGAAGTTCAGCAGGATGGCGGGTTTGATCCGCTCGTTACCGTAGGTACCTACCGTCTCTACCCGATAGCAGTACACCGAGTCGGCGGACAGTGTCACATTCACGGTACCATCGGCAGTATATTTATCGGTACCGTCGTCGAGGTAGGTGAATGTCTGGGGACCTTGCACGGCTACTTCGGCAATCTGGTTGTAAGTACCTGGCCTACCCGGATTTTCCCGGTAAACCCTATGACGCTGGTTGGTATTCATCCAGGGTACGTTAGCCTCCCATTGCAGCCTGACCTGCCGCGATTGGGCCTGTCCCTGCTCCAGACGGACGCTGCTGGCGGGTTCACTGGTATCCAGCTTGACGAGGGTACCATTCTGCGTGAAATAGTATTCCAGCTGATAGCGGTACGCATTAGCTGTCGTATTCAGATCCTTATCCACAAACAGTGTGTCGGGCTGGCCGGGCTGCAAGGTTGTGTTTATTGTAGCCACAAGCGTAAAGTTAGTACCGGTAAGGCCCGTGGCGCGGAAAAGCCGGTATTGCGAAGGCCCTTCCAAAGTAGCCGGATCTACGCCGATTGGGCGCGTCCATTTCACGGTGATGATCCCGCTGGTGGTGCTGGTCGAATCTACGGTCACGTTGGTAATGACAGGTACCAGTAGGGGCAGATCCAGACAGAATTCTGCCGAAGGCAAGCTACTGCCCCCGCCGTTGAGGTAGCCCGGTTCGTCGATGTTGGCACCGGGCCGCGGGAATTCCACTACGAGGCGGTAGCTATATTTCACGCCACGCCGCAGTCCCTGCGCATTGTTATTGTCCACAAAGGCATTCGTGCCTACGGGTACGCGGCCTACTTCTATATAGCCCAGGCCGGGAGGTAGGCCGGGCTGACAGGCATCGGCCTGGTAGTCAGAACATCCTTCTTTTCGATAGATAACTACCTGAGCACCGGGGACCTGGCACTGGTAATTATTCCAGGTGAGACGGAAGGCCCGGCCCGAAGCATCCGCGGTAGGAGTAGCCTGCAGGTTTTGTGGGCGGGGACCGTACACCCGTATTCGGAAGGTCTTGATATCCACGAGTTTCCGGAAGAGCGACGGATTTGGAAAATTCGGCCCGGCGTTATCTTCCACCTTGAAAAGTACATCGTAAGGCTCTAACCGGATGTGGTCACAACTGGTCTGCCAACGGAATACACCTCCTGCCTCACCCAGCGGATTGGGCTGATTGGCGATAAATTGGGCTACCTGCGGATCAATCAGGTCAGTACGGTACACCCCACCGCTGGTGGTCAGAATCAGACGGTCTCCGTTCTTGTCAGTCGCTTTAATCACCTGCTGAATGAGGGTACCCGCCTCCACGCACAGATCGGGGATCGAGTCGAGCTTAGGCCGATCGTTGCGGGCCTCTACGACGATAATCTGCATATCCCGTACAATCTCCCCAATTTTGATTCCGTTACGCCATTCTTCCACGACAAAAGCCACGTTGTAGTAGCCCGGAATCGATGGCGAATCCCAGCTAAGGTCGCCTGTTATGGCATCGATCCCAAAAGTCGCCGGAATTTGTCCGTCCTCCGTCATGCCCGGCGACGTGGAGCCTGGCAGCTGAACCCGGTTAGGGTCCATGTATTGCACATTCGTACCGCCCGGACGACCCGGCACGCCTTGCTGCGGCACCACCAGGCGGTACGCCAGGCTATCGCCGTCGGCATCGTAGGCATTCGGGTTGTGAATGTATTTTTGTCCCACCGCAGCCAGGTCAATCGGAGCATTCAGCAACACCGGCGTACGGTTCTGGCCCAGGCTGGCATTGATGACGAGGGTACTTTTTACATAAAAGCTAAGCTCCTGCGTAGGGGGCGGGCCAATGTTCAGCACATTGTTATTGCGCTTATCGAGGTTGGTGGAAATCTCGAACCGTCCGGGCGCGGGAAAGGTATAGGTAAACGTATATTCGTTCCGCGTGGTGTTGTTCCCAATATCGGTGATGGGCATTTTGCGGGGTACCTTGAAGGGACCGACGCTCCCAATG is from Salmonirosea aquatica and encodes:
- a CDS encoding ABC transporter ATP-binding protein codes for the protein MIEIKDIVKSFGDNDVLKGISCELRQGETNLIIGGSGTGKSVLLKCTIGLVRPDSGSILYNGRSFYQSDKEGQQAIRREMGVLFQGGALFDSQTVHQNVQFPLDMLTSMPPDEKNDRVAFCLQRVGLENTGKLMPSEISGGMKKRVAIARAIVMNPKYLFCDEPNSGLDPLTGVKIDELIREITDEYKITTVVITHDMNSVMEIGDNVIFLYKGRKLWEGDNNAILHTDVKELKEFIFANKLLREMRD
- a CDS encoding oligosaccharide flippase family protein, with amino-acid sequence MSVLKKLAGETATYGVSTMLGRLLNYLLVFLYTQFDPALLAVQAQLYAYAGFFFIIYTFGMETSFFRFARKEGDKQAYYNLILSAVIVVSIVISTLLILFAEPVARLIEYPEEVTLVRWMAIIMATDGIMAIPFARLRLEGKAKKFVRVRIINILLVIGLNVFFLVFCRAIYDGEYLSSLRPLVALIYIPDVPAAYIVLANLIANLTFFWFMRQELMDFQFVWNWKIFRPVWVYAFPIMIMNIAGVTNLLFDRMALQFLLPDGFYPGRTTRDAIGIYSQTFKLSIFMNLAIQAFKYAAEPFFFSKAEDKNAPEVFADVMKWFIIICVLMGVGICLNLPTLAEIFLRRKIYHEGLPVVPWLLLGFLFLGIYYNLATWFKLTDKTQYGTYLTVMGACITALLNIVLVPIMGYLGCALAFASSSVIMTALCYAFGQKFYPVPYRVGSALGYVLLGGTVVFGASFLPRAGFWIDLGVGLMTFFLFAAIVLLIERDTLPVRFRRYLGKSA
- a CDS encoding TetR/AcrR family transcriptional regulator yields the protein MATQAKVKKRDRERTKGKILKAVGEVIEKYGTEKVGVNLIAREAGVNKVLIYRYFGGVDGLMEQYVKTGQYTSTSSLEYIENLPIPAPEDRAKMWADVLTKGLADLRERKATRDLIRWEIGAGKPVMTDARNDSSMKMYEKIGELPNYPNTSPMLAILIGGMYHLAVSADYRDKFATVDLQSEEDWKRLEQTMKDIIMALDKK
- the fabD gene encoding ACP S-malonyltransferase codes for the protein MKAYVFPGQGSQFKGMGADLYQSSSQAQHLFEQANKILDFELTRIMFEGTDEELKQTNVTQPAIFLHSVVLATVTPNFDPAMVAGHSLGEFSALVAAGGLSFEDGLKLVAQRADAMQKACEIQPSTMAAILGLPDEVIEEVCASIKDEIIVPANYNCPGQVVISGTMEGIRIACEKLKEAGAKRALPLPVGGAFHSPLMEPAREELAKAIEQTRLQPPRCPIYQNVTACPSTDIDSIKTNLIAQLTAPVRWTQSVERMVADGATSFVECGPGKVLQGLVRKIASEVETAGL
- a CDS encoding thiol-disulfide oxidoreductase DCC family protein, translating into MNVVYFDGVCNLCNSAVNFLIDRDKKGRLKFASLQSEAGKVVLQRLGLLAQDYDSFILLVNGKPYQKSEAAVEVMKLLGGGWSLLYGFRIIPRAWRDWLYTRIAQNRYRWFGKRTECRLPTPQLRARFL
- a CDS encoding gliding motility-associated C-terminal domain-containing protein — translated: MTAVNRYGNESAPSNLVCKDNCPQFALPNVFTPNGDGKNDTFKPLNCPTFIETVTFRVYNRWGVKVFETTDLDINWNGKTTGGQDAAAGQYYYEASVTFESVVRPGQPLILKGWIQLLR